One stretch of Carassius carassius chromosome 18, fCarCar2.1, whole genome shotgun sequence DNA includes these proteins:
- the LOC132091991 gene encoding gamma-aminobutyric acid receptor subunit rho-2-like has translation MGILGPASSTLASCSAGSTLVPGSTLILFLNACTMVHGVHYCSLDQACYCSMLHVHHDSMIQVDHCTTNLCPTAFTTPLACHCSTDFTITLYLRHYWKDERLSFPSKTNKSMTFDGRLVKKIWVPDVFFVDSKQSFIHNTTTENILIRVYPDGHVIYSLRVTVTSACNMDFSRFPLDTQTCTLELESYAYTDEDLMLYWKSGDESLSTDDKISMSQFLIQKFHTTSRLAFYSSTGWYNRLYINFTLHHHIFFFLLQTYFPATLMVMLSWVSFWIDRRAFPARVSLGEFIGETSGLVWLNA, from the exons ATGGGGATCCTCGGCCCTGCCAGCTCCACCCTGGCTTCCTGCTCTGCTGGCTCCACCCTGGTCCCTGGCTCCACCCTTATTCTCTTCCTTAATGCTTGCACCATGGTTCATGGTGTCCACTACTGCTCCCTAGACCAGGCTTGTTACTGTTCCATGCTTCATGTCCACCATGATTCCATGATACAGGTGGACCACTGTACCACAAACCTCTGCCccacagccttcaccacgccccTGGCCTGCCACTGCTCCACA GACTTCACCATTACCCTGTACCTCAGACACTACTGGAAGGATGAGCGATTGTCTTTTCCCAGTAAAACCAATAAAAGTATGACTTTTGATGGTCGATTGGTGAAAAAAATCTGGGTGCCTGATGTGTTCTTTGTTGATTCCAAACAATCCTTCATCCACAACACCACCACAGAGAACATCTTGATCAGGGTCTATCCTGATGGACACGTTATCTACAGCCTCAG gGTGACTGTAACTTCAGCATGCAATATGGACTTCAGTCGGTTCCCATTGGACACACAGACCTGCACATTAGAGCTGGAGAGCT ATGCTTACACTGATGAAGACCTGATGCTGTACTGGAAGAGTGGAGATGAATCACTGAGCACAGATGACAAGATCTCTATGTCTCAGTTCCTCATTCAGAAGTTTCACACCACCTCCAGACTGGCCTTCTACAGCAGCACAG GTTGGTACAATCGTCTTTACATCAACTTCACTCTGCATCATCATATCTTCTTCTTCCTGCTTCAGACCTACTTTCCCGCCACACTTATGGTCATGCTGTCATGGGTGTCCTTCTGGATCGACCGGAGAGCTTTTCCTGCTCGGGTCTCATTAGGTGAATTCATTGGGGAGACCAGTGGGCTGGTTTGGCTGAATGCTTAA